Sequence from the Streptomyces sp. R33 genome:
GCCTCCTGCAGCAGCTCGGCGTCCGCCGAACCGAGCTTCTGGTCGGCGGACTTGACGGCCGGGCCGGTGCCCGGGGTGCCGGCAGCGGGGCCGGTGGCCGCGAACACGGGCATCGCGCCCGCGGTCGCGAGCGCGGCGACCAGACCGGCCGCGGCCGCGACGCGTGCCACGCGTCTGGCCCCGGATATGGAGCTGGGGGATTCGAGGGTCATCAGCATCCCTGGATAAGTGAAAGATACGGTCCGGATTTCGGTGCCGGATGACCGGTCAGCTTTGCGCAAGTGACGGCTCTTTGGGGAGCGTTGTCTTGACCGAGACCTGACATGGCGGACTCCCGCCAGCTCAGGGCATGTGCCATCGAGGCCGTACCGGGGCGTACCTGTACGAATCACAGGGGTTGAAGAGTTGCTTTGTCGACTTCCCGACTGTGTGACGAGGGTGTGGCCGCGTTCAGTCGAGGGCGGGGTGTGACAACTTTCGGCTTCTCAGCGCTCGCGCGTGCGCGCGTAGTGGCGTGAGGCCTTGGCCCGGTTCCCGCAGGCGGCCATCGAGCACCAGCGCCGCGTGCCGTTGCGCGAGGTGTCGTGGAAGTGCAGGACACAGGTCTCGGAGGCGCACTTGCGGATCCGCTCGGGCGAGGTGCGCAGCAGCTCCAGGTAGTCGCGGGCGGCCGTCCAGGCCGGTCCCCAGGACGGGTCGTCGAACTCGGCCCGCTCGCCCGGACCTTCGGCGGTCAGCGTGGCCCGGATGCGTCCGTGCTCCAGTACGGCGTCGACCAGCGTCCGCGCGCTCTCGTCGGCCGGGTCGGCGACCGCTCGGGCCAGCGCCTCGCGGGCGGTCATGAGGTGCACCAGGGTCGCGGCGTCGGCCCGGAACCGGTCGGCCAGCCCGGTGCTGCGCAGCCAGACGGCGAGTCCTTCGACGCGGCTCAGCCCGAACGCGCCGGCGAACAGATCGGTGAGCTCTCCCTCGTGCATCCAGCGGGTGTTCAGCAGGTCGAGGGAGACCGGTTCCCCGGTCAGGGGTCGTGGGTCCGCCGTCGTCATGTCCGCCTCCTGCACGCCGCTAACCCCTCAAGGGTACGTGAGTGGTTGACGCCTCTCCGGCTAACCGTTAATCTCAATTTGAGAGGTTAGGTAGCCCCGGATCCCCCGGGCACGGACCTCCGGGGAAGGGACCGTCATGACGACCGCCATCAGCAAGCTCCGCACCGGCCACGTGGGCCTCAACGTCACCGATCTGGACCGCTCGCTCGCCTTCTACCGGGACGCCCTCGGCTTCGCCCTCCTGGGCGAGGGCAAGGAGGACGGCCGCCGCTTCGCCTTCCTCGGCCAGGACGGCGAGCTCGTCCTCACGCTGTGGCAGCAGGCCGACGGCGGGTACGTCCCCGCTGCGGCCGGACTGCACCACCTGGCGCTGTCCGCCGACACGATCGAGCAGGTCCGGGAGTACGAGGCGCGCCTGCGAGAGCTGGGCACCGACTTCGCCTACGAGGGCGTCGTCGCCCACGGCGAGGGCAGGGCCTCCGGCGGGATCTTCTTCCACGACCCCGACGGCACCCGCCTGGAGATCTCCGTGCCGGCCGGTGCCGAGTGCGCGCCCGCCCCCACCCCGGGGGCCCCGACCTGCGGATTCTTCTAATGCCCGGCCCGTATCACCAGGGCTCGCTGGCCGTGCAGGAACGGGTGGGCGTACGCGGGGTGGCAGAGCACGTCGGCCGCTCGATCGGCACCGGCATCCGCGAGGTCGCCGCGGCCTTCCTGGTCCAGCAGCCGCACCTGGTCGTCGGCGCCGCCGATCCCGCAGGGGCCCTGTGGGCCTCCCTGCTCACGGGCGCGCCCGGATTTGTACGGGCCACCGGCCCGGACCGGATCGCGGTCACCGGCGGACTGCCGGCCGGTGACCCGCTCACCGAGGCCCTGGCCACCTCCGGCACCCGCGCCGGGACGATCG
This genomic interval carries:
- a CDS encoding VOC family protein produces the protein MTTAISKLRTGHVGLNVTDLDRSLAFYRDALGFALLGEGKEDGRRFAFLGQDGELVLTLWQQADGGYVPAAAGLHHLALSADTIEQVREYEARLRELGTDFAYEGVVAHGEGRASGGIFFHDPDGTRLEISVPAGAECAPAPTPGAPTCGFF
- a CDS encoding CGNR zinc finger domain-containing protein, with translation MTTADPRPLTGEPVSLDLLNTRWMHEGELTDLFAGAFGLSRVEGLAVWLRSTGLADRFRADAATLVHLMTAREALARAVADPADESARTLVDAVLEHGRIRATLTAEGPGERAEFDDPSWGPAWTAARDYLELLRTSPERIRKCASETCVLHFHDTSRNGTRRWCSMAACGNRAKASRHYARTRER